A genomic stretch from Leptodactylus fuscus isolate aLepFus1 chromosome 10, aLepFus1.hap2, whole genome shotgun sequence includes:
- the LOC142219354 gene encoding uncharacterized protein LOC142219354, with product MMADQQPLTSPGGSMRRSPAERCPLYEGPEEGPDVLQDGEEEDLIDIKVEVMEEEDEEEEAEVYMMGDQQCKEEESPVEICPDGSRKRRKEPRDICPSPPCTPDDPEDEEDPDAQPDHRGLLTEASDEDLLNIKVKVIEEEEEEDEEETNMVGDRQFKEEEVPVEISADVPRSLDSRDPACDLSNDEDHSMDTSADHFGGNLYPCSECGKYFKKKANLIRHQRIHTGEKPFPCSECGKCFTQKCDFIQHQRIHTGEKPFSCSDCGKSFTKKSNLVEHQRIHTGEKPFSCFECERCFARKSELFRHERSHHTGKRLFSCSVCGKRFTQKSDLLRHQSLHTAQKWFSCSECGKCFTWKYNLVKHQRVHTGEKPFPCPECGKCFTKKCNLDEHQKIHAGEKPFSCSNCGKCFTSKSNLVTHQRIHTGEKPFSCSQCGKCYTRKANLVEHQRICEKSS from the exons ATGATGgcggaccagcagcccctcacatctcCGG GTGGATCTATGAGGAGAAGCCCAGCAGAGAGATGTCCTCTGTATGAAGGTCCAGAGGAGGGTCCCGATGTCCTACAGGATGGGGAG GAGGAAGATCTGATTGATATTAAAGTAGAAGTTAtggaggaagaggatgaagaagaagaggcggaggtgtACATGATGGGTGACCAGCAGTGTAAGGAGGAGGAGAGTCCTGTAGAGATCTGTCCTG ATGGATCCAGAAAGAGAAGAAAAGAGCCCCGAGATATCTGTCCAAGCCCGCCGTGTACCCCAGATGATCCAGAGGACGAAGAAGATCCTGACGCCCAACCAGATCATCGGGGACTATTAACTGAGGCCTCG GATGAAGATTTGCTTAATATAAAAGTTAAAGTTattgaggaggaagaggaggaagacgaggaggagACCAATATGGTGGGTGACAGGCAGTTTAAGGAGGAGGAGGTTCCAGTGGAGATCAGCGCAGACGTCCCCCGATCCCTTGACAGTAGGGATCCAGCGTGTGACCTCTCCAATGACGAGGACCACTCGATGGATACGAGCGCAGACCACTTTGGTGGGAACTTATatccatgttctgaatgtgggaaatacTTCAAAAAGAAAGCGAATCTCATCCGgcaccagagaattcacacaggggagaagccatttccatGTTCTGAGTGCGGGAAATGTTTCACTCAGAAATGTGACTTCATTCAACACCAGAGAATCCACACCGGCGAGAAACCCTTCTCGTGTTCGGACTGCGGCAAATCCTTTACAAAGAAGTCCAACCTTGTTGAGcaccagagaattcacacgggggagaagccgttcTCGTGTTTCGAGTGCGAAAGATGTTTTGCAAGGAAATCTGAACTTTTTAGGCACGAAAGGAGTCATCACACAGGCAAGAGGCTGTTCTCGTGCTCGGTGTGCGGCAAGCGCTTCACTCAGAAATCCGATTTACTGCGGCATCAGAGCCTGCACACGGCACAGAAATGGTTCTCGTGTTCTGAATGTGGCAAGTGCTTCACATGGAAGTACAATCTGGTCAAACATCAGAGagtccacacaggagagaagcccttCCCATGTCCCGAGTGCGGCAAATGTTTCACCAAAAAGTGTAACCTGGATGAACATCAGAAGATCCACGCCGGGGAGAAGCCGTTCTCCTGCTCAaattgtggcaaatgttttacgtCAAAATCTAACCTGGTCACACATCAGCGaatccacacgggggagaagccattctcCTGTTCTcagtgtgggaaatgttatacgaGGAAGGCCAACCTTGTGGAACATCAGCGAATCTGTGAGAAGTCGTCGTAG